Part of the Aquila chrysaetos chrysaetos chromosome 6, bAquChr1.4, whole genome shotgun sequence genome, CATCACCCTGCACCCCGCCACGGCCCAGGACCAGGACTCCCAGTATGTCCGCTTCACCCTGGTGCTCTCCGTGCCCCCCCCAGGTAGGTTGTCGGACCCCCGCaccccctttcctccctgccccgAGTCCCTATGCTTTCCTTGTTGCGCTTtgggtctttttctttttttttttttcctagtatccCAACAAAGCTCCGGAAATCTCGATCAGGAACCCGCGGGGGCTGTCAGATGAGCAAATTCAAAAGTGAGTGCCgggagggtggggagagggtgATCCTTTCCTCCGAAGATCTGGGAGGCAGAACTGGTGGAAAAGCCTTCTCTCAAATTCATATGGCTCCCCATGTCCGGTTAACAGATGGATACAGGTCCCTAAATCACCTTGATTTAAATCTCATGGGAGCCACTGGTGCTGAGTTTGACACTGGGGGTCCCCCCTATGGTTGTTGCCCTGTGGTCCCCCTGAAATGTAATCTAAATCCCCTGGGCTTTTGAGGTTGTTGGTCCTGCTTTGACAGAGGTGGAACTGAACTGAGTCCTTGGGCAGCCCATTGTTGCCTTTGTGCTCCTGTCCTTGCTGCAGCGGAGTGTGTGCAGGGAGACCCTGGTACCTGCCAGCAGCACGGGAGTAACGCGGCTCCTACCAGACCTGGTCAGGGGCTGCCATCAGATAAACAAAGCCTGAGATTCCCAAGACCAAAGGGTGCTGGGTGAGCTTGAGCTGAGGCAGTCAGCAAACCTGCTCTTGCATGTCCTCTGAAGACAAAGGTTTCCTGTGCACCGGCTTTTGGGGAGCCAGGAGAGCACGTGaatatgtgtgtgcacatgtgccCATCCCATGCTGCAGGCAAAGCCTGAAGGccagttgtcatggtttaaccccagccagcaactaagcaccacgcagccactcactctctcccccccccacccagtgggatgggggagaaaatcggggaaaaaagaagcaaaacccacaggttgagataagaacagtttaatagaacagaaaagaagaaactaataatgataatgataacactaataaaatgacaacagcaataatgaaaggattggaatgtacaaatgatgtgcagtgcaattgctcaccacccgccgaccggcaccccgctagtctcccagcggcgattccccgcccccacttcccagttcctatactagatgggacgtcatatggtatggaataccctgttggccagtttgggtcaggtgccctggctgtgtcctgtgccaacttcttgtgcccctccagctttcttgctggctgggcatgagaagctgaaaaaatccttgacattagtctaaacactacttagcagcaactgaaaacatcagtgttatcaacattcttcacatactgaactcaaaacatagcaccgtaccagctactaggaagacaattaactctatccgagctgaaactaggacaccagtgctctatttcttcctcctgtcaTCGTGGCAGGGTGACAGGTATGTGGGATAGTGAAAAGGTGTGGCTAAATTTGTGTTAAgcatttttgccattttgctgTAGGATTTCCCAGACCCTTAGAAGTGTTGCTGaagccaggctggggacagaggtGCTCTACGAACTGATTGAGGTGAGAGTTGGGGGAGACTGGGGGTGGCCAGCCACAGACACTGCTCCCTGACTGCCCAAGGGGTGGGAGACCCCTGAGCCCATGGGCAGGCCAGTGagtaaaatgtttgctttgatgCTTctgcagaaggggaaggagatTCTCACTGACAACAACATTCCTCACGGCCAGTGCGTGATCTGCCTTTATGGATTCCAGGTAGGCATGTGTCTCCTGGCCCTGCGAGCTGGCTCGGAAGTGAGGTGAGAGAATGGGGAGCCTGGGGCTCAAAGCTTAGGATATTGGCCTGGGACCAGGGTGTGCCtcagcagccccctgcccccctgGTCTGTAGGCAATCCTACTGAGCATGAACATTCCTAAGGTGATATAGGCTACTCTCCCCGTCAGCCTGAAGATAACCATCTACAGAAACAAGGCATAGGGGCAGTGAGTGTTGCCACTGTCTCCAAAGGAGTAGGTAGGGTCTGGGGATAGTTGCTGGTGCATCTCAACTTCCCTGTGTTGGTCAAAGCTCGCCTGGAGTTCAGCACACAGGTGGTCAGGAGGGACTGGAACACATCCGTGCAGGTGTTGAGGTCTGCAGGGAAAGGGGAGCTTGCCTTGTCCAGGTTGCAAGGAGAGGCAGTGCCTGCCTAGGAAGGAGAACACAACAGGTGAGCAGATTGCTGCTTACACAGGAGTATACGCAGAGAAATCAGTCACAAAAAGTTTGCACCTTGACATTAGGAGTGTTTCTCACACTCAGAACAGGGAGCAGTGTCCCAGTAAGAGCTGAGGAAGTAGAGATGAAGCCCAGCAGAAGATGTTGTGTGGCTCTGCCAGCAGTAGCGCTAATTCCCCACTGCCAGCACTGACATGGGAGTGAAGACCCACCTCAGCTGGGGAGGCTACACAGCCCTGTGCTCAGAAACCCTTTGAAGCTGCCCTTTCTCCTCTACAGGAGAGAGAAGCCTTCACAAAGACCCACTGCTACCACTACTTCCACTCCCACTGCCTGGCCCGCTATGCCCAGCACATGGAGGAGGAGATCCTcatgcagcaggaggagagagagcagcacCTGGCGCCATCCCCCAAACAGGTACCGGGCCCTGGGCTTCTTCCCCAGGCCCCCTGTGCAGGCCCTCATGATGTCTCTGTCACCCCCTTCAGGACATGGGAGTAAGGGCTAGCCTGACCCAGCAGCATGGTCAGTGTCATGCCCACACTGAGAATCAAAGCAGGGATTAGACCAAGTGATCCCCAAGGGCCCTTTCCAACCAAAATTACCCTATAAGTTTTTAGTACTTTAGCAGTTGGTTTATTGGATCTCTGGGTCAGCGCCTGCTGTGGAAGGGGGCAGGGGAGTTGCATTTTTGGACTTCTGGAACTACAGGAGTTAGAAAAGAGAGTTCCTTCCCTAGTCCTTGAACTGCAGGGGTTTGGAGCAGGATAAACATTTTCACCTGTGTTCTGGGGCAATAaaacctgcttgagcaggtgtTGGAAGAGTTATCAGCCACAGAGCAAACAGCACAGTTGAGCATGAAACAAGTTAAAGGCTCCTTCCTGCAAAACCCCTTCAAAGATGTGCTGCCTAGATGACATGCTCCACTTTGGTGTGGAGTAAAATAGATCCTAGCCTAAGGATGACTGAAGCCATATGTGCTGACAGAGGTGGTTTGTACAGCGGTCAGCCACTGGAGCACAAATCCCAGTAAGCCTCGTGGTGGAGAAACCTTCCGTAGCAGTCGTTGAGACACCAGGCTGCCCTCATGCTGCTGGAACCCCCCTGGGCTTCTCTGCCCTGGCAGAAGAGTGAAGAAGGCCACCCTGTTCCACTTCCAGGCTGGGGTTATCCAGCAGTGCGTGAGCTGTGTTGTGGCCAGGGTTTGGTATCACCTCTTGCCTCCCTGCAGGAAGTCGGTGTGCAGTGCCCTGTCTGCCGGGAGACCCTGGTCTATGATCTCTGTGCTCTGAAGGCAGCACCCCCCCCCGCAGCACCCGCTGGTAAGAGATGGGGGCTCACCTGCCCAGCTGCACCCGCTCACTGGGTAGCTTCAACTGGGATGTTATAGCAGAATGAATGCACGCTCTGAGGTCCTCCTAGATGGCCCATCCAAAGGGCAGTTCACAAAACCTAGCAGGGCATCTCCTGACTCTTTGATGTGTCCACAAAGAGCAGGTTTAGTTGTATAGCCATGAGTCTTGAGCAGATGTGCCGGGGGAGAGGTGATTCTGCCATGGGGCATGTCTCTGTACTCACTGGGATATAATCGGGCTCAGGAGAGTGACCTGATCATAGCTGCTCTGCATCTTGCCCCACAACAGGATGTCCCAAGGCAGTCACTGCAGGAACAGTGGGTCTGCGCTGGCATGCTCTGCCTCTGTTGAGGGATTTCGCATGCATCTGTAGGCCTGGCCAAATATGGCAAAGGGAAGCAGGTTGCCTGGGTGCTGTGTGATCAAAGGAGGGTTTGGGGAGTAGCTCTTAGCACTGCCAGCTGCCTATCTATGCTAGGTGTTGAGAGAGCCCTTACCCCGCCTTACTTTCTGCCGCTCAGGAGCCATACAGGCCGGACGCCAAGATGCTGCAGCACCAGGAAGAACTGCGCTTAATTTTCAAGAGACAGCAAGAGAAAGGGGGCATCATTGACCCTGAAGCAGAGAGGAACCGTTACTTCATCAGCCTCCAGGCGGTATGGCACTAGGGGCAGAGAGCTGGTGAGGGGGGCCCTGGACTGCAGGACCAAGTGCTGTTGTCTGCTGTGGGACTCCCCTGTCCCTTTCTTCACTGGtggcttctttctttcagcctccagctgctgtcGATCCAGGCCAAGCAGCCGCTGCCTCTGAGCTGCCAGTGAGTGCAGGTGCTGTGGATGTGCCCCAGCCGCCCAGCCAAGCCTTGGCTCCAGAGCCAGCTGGGGCACCGGTGGCCAGGGCAGAACCCGGGCGGCCCGAGAGGCCTGCTGTGCCCAGAGAGCAACAGAGCAAGAGGGAGAGGCACAGAGGGGAGAGGCCAGGCCCCAGAGGCCAGGGCAGGCAGTCATGCAGTGGCTCACAGGAACCGGCAGAGGAAGCCTGTCATCCACTCCATGGCTCCAGGGGGCCTAGGGGCTTCAGCCGGAGACCAGAGCGAAGACCTGGTGGGAGGCACAGCCAGGAGTTTCCAAAGCCTCACAGCAgaagcagggctgctgccttGGCTGAAAGAAAGGAGCTGTGCCCTGAAGACCCCTCACCTGTAACAGACGCAGTGGACTTGAAAGAGGAGCGCAGTGATGTGGAGAGATGGACCCCAGAGGAGGGGGCTGAGGCccggggcagggagaaggagaatCTGGCATTCAACCGCAGCGAccacagagcagctcccagctggcAGGGCCACCACAGGCCCTGGGATTGTGGAAGGTGGGAGAGGTCCAGAGTCCAGGAGCGTGGTTCCTACCCCAGAGCACCAAGAGGGCGAGGAGTGTTCAGGCCCAGTGGACGACAAGAAGCCCATCTCCTTGAGAAGGAGAGTGGCTCCTAGCAGGAGTGGTGAGGGCCTGGGCTGGGGTAGGGAAGGGCTGTTTCTGGGGAGAACAGTGAAGGCTCTGGTGGAGCAGTAGCAAGCAGACGCCATACCCcttgggagggaggaggcagttGGCATGTGGCACAGCTTGGGACAGGGTATGTGTGGAATGAAGCATCCTGGCGTGAGTGACTGGCTGTCACCAGCGTTGGAGAAGCTGACTCCTGATAGATGATGTAAGCCATGGTCTCGCGGGACCCAGGGGACAGAGGAAGCGTGACTGGGGACCTGCAGCCATCATCCCTGTATGTGAGCTGCCAGGAAACGTGCACACCTACAGAGCAAATGGACTGAGCCTAGCGTGTTGCAACGGCAGAGCCAGTGTCATGGCAGGACTTTCCCTGGATGCCAGCATCCCGTGGAGCCGTGGTGGTGCCAAGTGATgaggctgtgccagggcagcagcCTGGAGCTCAGCTTGCTGTGTCTCCCATTCCTTCTCAGAGCGCCTTCTCAACTGCTGTCCCTGTCCCTTGGAGACAGCAttgcttctcctgcagccctgaCTGCTGTTcagctgatgggctcagccagGCAAGTCTTTTGTACGACAGGACATTTCCCAGTCCCAGCCAGGAGAGCTAAATTAAGCTTAAGTCAATGCATTGTCATGTCAGGGCTGTCTGGTGGCTGAGCCTTCGGGTTGGCTCCTGCTCCCCCAGGCAGCCTGAATTTAGCTGGAGCTCCTGCCCTgtccttcagctgcttttgtgcAGACAGAAGCTGATGGAGACCTGGGAAGAGCACTCTGCTTTGTGACCTGTATCTGTCAGGATCCCTCTCAAAGGCCAGGCCAGGTTGTCTCTTGGAGCTTCCAACAGCCCGGAGTGAAAACATGCCCCAATACTTTGGATACTCTTTCTTACTCTCTTTTCATCTTTGAGCTGATCTTGCTTCAAAGAAATGAGGATTTGCTGTTTAAACTAACTTGGTGCcgttccttctgctgctgcttcacagaTTTAATGTGTCCCACTCCACAGCCATGATGGGTGATCCCAAGCTTCTGAAGTGGGACACTGGTATTAAATTTGTTGGGTCTTCTCCAGAGCCTGCtccctttgttttctctgaccTCTCGCTCCTGTTCTTTGCTGTTTGGAGCGAAGGTGTTGATCCCTGGTATTGCTCACTCCAGGCCCTGCTTTGCCTGACTCGGTGTAAGCTGTCTGGCTTACCTGGACAGTACTGACTCCTTCACACTTGTTTGTGCCTTGTGCCCCCCACCTCTCTTTTGGCCACACATGGGTTGTTATTGTCTTTCTTCTCCCACTGAGTGCAAAAATGTCCATGCTGCGATGGACTTGTCAGGTGAGATCCCTGGGAAACCAAAGGCTGTGTGCTGGCTGGAAGGGCATTTGCGCTGTATCTGCCTGGCTGATGCTTTGGCACGTGAATGGTGCACGAAAGCGTTCTCTTGAATGGGTCCTTCTCACCTCCTGCCCCGCTCTCTCCATGCCTGGCCTTGTCCCGAAGGAGTTAGTTTAACCCGCTGCCCAAGAACCTTCTGTGCTTAGATTTCCAACACTGGCCTGTTTTCAACCCTAATGCtgtaaaagcattatttttttttaactccttggTCTGAACCTACACTACCTGTCCTGGGCTTGGGGATATGAGCGCCAGATGTTGTGCCCTGCTGGGGATGAGGGCTGAGCACTCGCTCCCTGAAGAAAGcccagatttttcttcagtgcttgcTCTGTCCTTGCTCCAGCTAGTTTCTGGGTGAACAGCCTGTCCACACTTGGGTGAAAAGGTGTAAACTTTATCTGATGTTGGTGCTTgttctgctgcctcctgccttcaCTTTTGAAATTGCTGTACTCCAAGAAAGGCATTTGATCATGTCCTGACAGAAACACGAAGATCTCTGCCccttgcagcagctgaagctcCTTGGCTTCCTCCAGCGAGCCAGACTTACTCTcagcaggaaagctgctgtggCCAGTGTTTGGAGCATGGGAATTTAGCCATGGAAATTGGAGTGAGTGAGGACTTGGGTAACTTCAATCAAATGCCAGACGTGTTAGAGGGGAGGCTATTTTCCTGGGAGTAGGGATTTAGGAAGGTCCCTCACCTTTTTGACTCACTGCTgtcagcctggagcagaggacATTTTGCAAGAGCACTGGAAACATATGTGggctaaacaaaacaaacctctgGGTTGGAGGGGAGGAATGGAGTCTGCACCCTGCCCTGGGGCTCCTTGCTTGGTGTCCACCTGCATCACCCACCTACCTCACAGGGCTGTTGTGGGGCTTAATGGGCAAAAGCACTCATGCTGGGCAGAAGGGCACCAGCGACATCTGTAGCATTAACACTattaaaagcaagcagagtGAGAGATGTTGCCTGTGCTCTTGTGTGGTGGCATTGTGGTGGGGGCCCATGTCCCCTCTGGCTCTTCCTCACTACTTCCCCATCCTCCCAAACTGCTGCAAGGCATTTGCTAGTTGCTTACTGGCCAGTTTTGACCCCCAGCTTTGTGAGACAAGCCTGGATCCAAGCAGTTAGCCTCTGGGATGGCCAGGCATGGGGTTTGAGATGCCAACAGCAGCACCCTGCTCTGGCAGCTGCCCGAGTCACTAGAGACCCCTCTCACCCCCCTGTGGCCAGAGGAGCAACCCTTCACTTGCAGAAACATTTGTGCAAGTCTAGGGTTGCATCAAAGCAGCGCCCGTTCGGGCTGAAATTCAGCCAGGTGGCATTGGCTGGGCCCCTTTGTATCCCTGAGCGCTCTCAGCTTCATCCTTGGCCCCACAGGGCAGAGCCAAGACGAGGGCTGAGCAGCAACCTAATGGTTGGGGTTTGGCCTGGAAccagctcccccagctctgccaaggTGACGCAGCCCCCCGAGGCAAGGACATAAACACAAGGCTGGCTCTGGGGAAGCTCATTTTGGGACTCTGAAACAGGGACTAGGGAGGAGAGAGGCTCTGGCTGGCTTGTTCTGTGGGTCAGCACGCATACCCTGACCCCTGGCTCCAAGGCACTGGGAAGGAGGTGCAAACCCTGCTCACTTCTCGATTGCTTTGCAGGCACCTGTGGCTCTACCAACCCATCCAGGACTTTTGTTCCTGGCGGGAAGGAAGCCCGGTGACAGGGAAAACACTGTGAGACTGCCAGCAGCTGGCCAAATCCCTCCTTCAGCCACGCAGGGCCTCTCctgctggaaggagaggagTAGTCGCCTCCAACAGGGATTTCTGCACCTTGCACTGGGCTGGCCTGGCTGCAGAAATGCCCGTTGGGGTTAACATCAAGCTCTTGGGAAGATGTTCTGTAACCAGCCAAAGCCTCTCATCTGCCCCCACAGGCAGGCATGCAGTAGCTCCAGGGCCCCACCTCTCCTCTGGCAGGAGGGACAGTCATGCCCACCCAGGAACAATGTCCAAGCAGATCTGCGACTTGGCATCACAACCCAGcaaggcaggagctgtggcacCAGCCTGCAGCCTGAGGGACAACGAGCTGTCTCTTGGGAGCCACTTCTGAAACACTCTGGGTTTGCAGTACTGGCCATGCCGAGCTGCGGTCAGGAGGGCTCTGGACCAGCAGCTGGGGCAACCAGTTAGTGGGGCAACTAACAGGCAAAGGGACCGGAGAGCTAAGAGCCATGTTGTGCACTTCACAGAGGATATTCACAAACCAGTGAAGACTGCTGTCCCTTCAAAGACCAGCAACTTTAGCACTGTAGCACCCCAATGTCCTGCCCCAGGGAAGTGCCCTTCTGGGGCACCCCCAGGCTGCTCCACGAGGAAGAGGATTCACATCCAGGAGCCTCGGCAGTTTACAGCAATCCCAGCATGAAGCATGCACTGGTGAGTGG contains:
- the RNF25 gene encoding LOW QUALITY PROTEIN: E3 ubiquitin-protein ligase RNF25 (The sequence of the model RefSeq protein was modified relative to this genomic sequence to represent the inferred CDS: deleted 1 base in 1 codon), yielding MAAAGEEAEAADWALPPEVEVLESIYLEELRVARGRGRWEPWEISITLHPATAQDQDSQYVRFTLVLSVPPQYPNKAPEISIRNPRGLSDEQIQKISQTLRSVAEARLGTEVLYELIEKGKEILTDNNIPHGQCVICLYGFQEREAFTKTHCYHYFHSHCLARYAQHMEEEILMQQEEREQHLAPSPKQEVGVQCPVCRETLVYDLCALKAAPPPQHPLEPYRPDAKMLQHQEELRLIFKRQQEKGGIIDPEAERNRYFISLQAPPAAVDPGQAAAASELPVSAGAVDVPQPPSQALAPEPAGAPVARAEPGRPERPAVPREQQSKRERHRGERPGPRGQGRQSCSGSQEPAEEACHPLHGSRGPRGFSRRPERRPGGRHSQEFPKPHSRSRAAALAERKELCPEDPSPVTDAVDLKEERSDVERWTPEEGAEARGREKENLAFNRSDHRAAPSWQGHHRPWDCGRWERSRVQERGSYPRAPRGRGVFRPSGRQEAHLLEKESGS